Proteins encoded by one window of Lathyrus oleraceus cultivar Zhongwan6 chromosome 1, CAAS_Psat_ZW6_1.0, whole genome shotgun sequence:
- the LOC127073320 gene encoding CBL-interacting serine/threonine-protein kinase 1: MVIINQERKKEFKVMRLGKYELGKTLGEGNFGKVKLARNTDSGHFFAVKILEKNKIVDLNNTDQIKREISTLKLLKHPNVVRLYEVLASKTKIYMVLEYVNGGELFDKIASKGKLTEAHGRKLFQQLIDGVSCCHNKGVFHRDLKLENVLVDAKGNIKITDFNLSALPQHCRADGLLHTTCGSPNYVAPEILANRGYDGAKSDIWSCGVILYVILTGYLPFDDRNLAVLYQKIFKGDVQIPIWLSPGARNIIKRILDPNPETRITMSMIKEDEWFKQGYSPANRDDEEDDVYIGDEAFPIQEVSSEADLASPKSPKLINAFQLIGMSSCLDLSGFFEKEDVSERKIRFTSNHSPKDLTEKIEDIVIEMGFSVQKKNGKLKVIHENKAHKSLGSLSVAAEVFEIGPSLYVVELRKSYGDATVYRQLCKKLSNDLGIAKAAQLVSSEMISVYEENKLETR, from the exons ATGGTGATAATAAACCAAGAGAGGAAGAAAGAATTCAAAGTAATGCGATTGGGGAAATACGAATTGGGTAAAACACTTGGTGAAGGAAATTTCGGAAAAGTCAAGTTAGCAAGAAACACTGATTCGGGACACTTTTTTGCTGTTAAGATTCTCGAAAAGAATAAGATTGTTGATCTCAACAACACTGACCAG ATAAAAAGGGAGATATCAACGTTGAAGCTTTTGAAACATCCCAACGTTGTTCGGTTGTACGAG GTGTTGGCAAGCAAAACCAAAATTTATATGGTACTTGAGTATGTGAATGGAGGAGAGTTATTTGACAAAATT GCGTCAAAAGGTAAACTAACCGAAGCTCATGGTAGGAAGTTGTTCCAACAATTGATTGATGGTGTGAGCTGCTGCCACAATAAAGGTGTCTTCCATAGAGATCTTAAG TTAGAGAATGTACTTGTGGATGCCAAAGGGAACATAAAGATAACTGATTTTAACCTCAGTGCTCTGCCGCAACATTGTAGG GCAGATGGGTTGCTACATACAACTTGTGGAAGTCCAAATTATGTTGCTCCCGAGATTCTTGCGAATAGAGGCTACGACGGAGCGAAATCGGATATTTGGTCATGCGGTGTTATCTTATACGTAATTCTAACAGGATACCTTCCTTTCGACGACAGAAATCTCGCGGTTCTATATCAAAAG ATTTTCAAAGGAGACGTTCAAATACCGATATGGTTGTCGCCCGGCGCTCGAAACATCATAAAGAGAATTCTTGATCCCAATCCCGAAACCAGAATAACAATGTCTATGATCAAAGAAGATGAATGGTTTAAACAGGGTTATAGTCCTGCAAACCGAGACGACGAGGAAGATGATGTATACATCGGCGATGAAGCCTTTCCCATCCAAGAAGTG TCCAGTGAAGCAGACCTGGCTAGTCCAAAATCGCCGAAGCTTATCAATGCATTTCAGTTGATAGGGATGTCTTCGTGTTTAGACCTCTCTGGCTTTTTCGAGAAAGAG GATGTCTCGGAGAGAAAGATAAGGTTTACATCAAACCATTCACCCAAAGATTTGACGGAGAAGATTGAGGACATTGTAATAGAAATGGGTTTTAGTGTTCagaaaaaaaatggaaaa TTGAAAGTTATACACGAGAATAAAGCACATAAAAGTCTAGGAAGCCTCTCGGTTGCGGCAGAG GTTTTTGAAATAGGTCCGTCATTGTATGTAGTCGAACTACGGAAATCTTATGGAGATGCAACCGTATATAGACAA TTATGCAAGAAGTTATCAAATGACTTGGGTATAGCCAAGGCAGCACAGCTTGTGAGCTCGGAAATGATAAGCGTGTATGAAGAAAATAAGTTAGAAACCAGATAA
- the LOC127073417 gene encoding uncharacterized protein LOC127073417: MAPIRSTGFVDPGWDHGIAQDERKKKVRCNYCGKIVSGGIYRLKQHLARVSGEVTYCEKAPEEVYLKMKENLEGCRSNKKQKQVDAQAYMNFHSNDDEDDEEQVGCRSKGRQLMVERNVSVNFTPLRSLGYIDPGWEHGVAQDERKKKVKCSYCEKVVSGGINRFKQHLARIPGEVAPCKSAPEEVYLKIKDNMKWHRTGKRHRQPEGKELLPFYPKSDNDDDEYEQPEDTLHHMNKEALIDIDRRYSKDTSKTFKGMSPNTGPEPVLRRSKLDSFYQKPPMNQTPTTYKHLKVKTGSTKKLRKEVISSICKFFCHAGIPLQAADSIYFHKMLEMAGQYGQGLVCPPSQIISSRFLQEEINSIKNYLIEYKASWAITGCSIMADSWRDTQGRTIINFLVSCPHGVYFVSSVDATNVVEDAPYLFKLLDKVVEEIGEENVVQVITENTPNYKAAGKMLEERRRNLFWTPCATYCINQVLEDFLKIRCVEECMEKGQKITKLIYNQIWLLNLMKSEFTQGKDLLKAAGTQCASSFATLLSLLDHRVSLRRMFLSNKWMSSRFSSSSEGKEVQRIVLNVTFWKKMQYVRKSVEPILQVIQKVSSGESLSMPYLYNDLYRARLAIKFGHSDDARKYEPFWKVIDRHCNSLFCHPLYLAAYFLNPSYRYRQDFVAHSEVVRGLNECIVRLDLDSLRRISASKQIAHYNSAQDDFGTELAISTRTGLEPAAWWQQHGISCLELQRIAVRILSQTCSSFACEHDSSMYDQIYSKRKNRLSQKKLNDIMYVHYNLRLRECQVRKRSRESKSTSVDSVLQEHLFSDWIVDTTAQSSDGDKNIPFGVELDDEYENDSIDYEDGAARHLKGSLELMTMADGAVGSSDADHANIDGATDDESDLNYFDDDLSE; this comes from the exons ATGGCTCCAATACGTTCCACTGGATTTGTTGATCCTGGTTGGGATCATGGCATTGCTCAAGATGAGCGCAAAAAGAAAGTTAGATGTAATTACTGTGGCAAAATTGTTAGTGGTGGGATATACAGATTAAAACAGCATTTAGCTCGAGTTTCTGGTGAAGTAACATACTGTGAAAAGGCTCCTGAGGAAGTCTACCTTAAAATGAAGGAAAATCTGGAAGGGTGCCgttcaaataagaaacaaaagCAGGTTGATGCCCAGGCATATATGAATTTCCACTCcaatgatgatgaagatgatgaagagcAAGTTGGGTGTAGAAGTAAAGGGAGGCAATTGATGGTTGAAAGGAATGTGTCTGTAAATTTTACTCCTCTTCGGTCTTTAGGATATATTGACCCAGGGTGGGAACATGGTGTTGCTCAGGATGAGAGAAAGAAAAAAGTTAAATGCAGTTACTGTGAGAAAGTTGTCAGTGGAGGTATTAATAGATTTAAACAACATTTGGCGAGAATTCCTGGAGAGGTAGCACCTTGTAAAAGTGCTCCCGAAGAAGTTTATCTTAAAATTAAAGATAATATGAAGTGGCATCGCACTGGAAAGAGACATAGGCAACCTGAGGGTAAGGAACTGTTGCCTTTCTATCCGAAGTCCGATAATGATGATGACGAATATGAGCAACCGGAAGATACTTTGCATCATATGAACAAGGAAGCTTTGATTGATATTGATAGGAGATACTCCAAAGATACATCAAAGACCTTCAAGGGAATGTCCCCGAATACTGGACCAGAACCAGTGTTGAGAAGATCAAAATTGGATAGTTTTTACCAGAAACCTCCCATGAATCAGACTCCTACAACTTACAAACATTTAAAAGTTAAGACAGGGTCCACGAAGAAATTACGCAAGGAAGTTATTTCCTCAATATGCAAGTTCTTTTGCCATGCAGGAATTCCTTTACAGGCTGCTGACTCCATATATTTTCATAAAATGCTGGAAATGGCTGGTCAATATGGACAAGGACTGGTATGCCCACCCAGCCAGATTATTTCTAGTCGCTTTTTGCAGGAGGAAATAAATTCCATTAAGAATTATCTTATTGAATATAAGGCTTCCTGGGCAATCACTGGTTGTTCTATAATGGCTGATAGTTGGAGAGATACCCAGGGTAGAACAATTATTAACTTTCTTGTTTCATGTCCTCATGGTGTATACTTTGTGTCATCAGTTGATGCCACCAATGTGGTAGAAGATGCACCATATTTATTTAAGCTTCTGGACAAAGTAGTGGAAGAAATAGGTGAGGAAAATGTAGTGCAG GTAATCACTGAAAATACTCCTAACTATAAAGCTGCAGGAAAAATGCTTGAAGAGAGGAGAAGGAATTTATTTTGGACGCCTTGCGCTACCTACTGTATTAATCAGGTGCTTGAAGATTTCCTGAAGATAAGATGTGTAGAAGAGTGCATGGAAAAGGGCCAAAAAATTACAAAATTAATATACAATCAAATATGGTTGTTAAATCTTATGAAAAGCGAATTTACCCAGGGAAAGGATCTTCTTAAAGCAGCCGGTACCCAGTGTGCCTCTAGCTTTGCTACATTGCTGAGTTTGTTGGATCATCGAGTTAGTCTCAGACGAATGTTTCTTTCAAACAAATGGATGTCATCCAGGTTCTCCAGCTCAAGTGAGGGGAAAGAGGTGCAAAGAATTGTTCTGAATGTTACATTTTGGAAGAAAATGCAGTATGTGAGGAAGTCAGTGGAGCCCATTTTGCAAGTGATTCAAAAGGTGTCTAGTGGCGAGAGCTTGTCAATGCCATATTTATATAACGACTTGTACAGGGCAAGACTTGCAATCAAATTTGGTCATAGCGATGATGCACGTAAATATGAACCATTCTGGAAGGTGATAGACAGGCATTGTAACTCTCTGTTCTGTCATCCTCTTTACTTGGCTGCTTACTTCTTGAATCCATCATACCGATACCGTCAGGATTTTGTTGCG CATTCTGAGGTAGTACGAGGGCTGAATGAATGCATTGTTCGGCTAGATCTAGATAGTTTGAGACGAATATCTGCATCAAAGCAA ATTGCTCATTATAATTCTGCACAAGATGATTTTGGAACTGAATTGGCAATTAGCACAAGAACAGGTCTTGAACCAG CTGCTTGGTGGCAACAGCATGGAATAAGTTGCTTAGAGTTGCAAAGAATAGCCGTGCGTATATTAAGTCAGACATGCTCATCTTTTGCATGTGAGCACGATTCAAGTATGTACGATCAGATATATAGCAAAAGAAAAAACCGTCTATCTCAGAAGAAACTTAACGACATTATGTACGTTCACTATAACTTGCGCCTTAGAGAATGCCAAGTAAGGAAAAGGTCCAGGGAGTCAAAGTCAACCTCTGTTGACAGTGTTCTACAAGAGCATTTATTTAGTGACTGGATAGTTGATACCACTGCACAAAGCTCTGATGGTGACAAG
- the LOC127088160 gene encoding uncharacterized protein LOC127088160 — protein MPIDVVFGGALMNKPYPEACVLIEDMAQNHYQWGTERVQVEKKETKGGIYKVSSFRHMNAKMDALTQKVESLVINPTATVAAGHPGCKIYGTLEYVTVECSLLAEINPDQANYALGNPYSNTYNPGWRNHPNLSYKNNNPTFSQTLLLKDQQNKEFMNQNIHINELISQLRNNVDSVVTHNKMLETQIYQVAQQQAAQATPEGLFPGQPQPNSKGYANVISLQSGTQYDGAKISEPPKENFVTTPKKQKEEPAEPEKQREKDINDKEAMNDNQEN, from the exons ATGCCTATCGACGTTGTCTTCGGTGGTGCgctaatgaacaaaccttatcccGAGGCATGTGTACTCATTGAGGACATGGCTCAAAACCATTATCAATGGGGTACAGAGCGTGTACAAGTAGAGAAGAAAGAGACTAAAGGAGGTATATACAAGGTTAGCAGCTTCAGACATATGAACGCCAAAATGGACGCCCTAACCCAAAAAGTCGAAAGCTTAGTCATAAATCCTACAGCTACCGTAGCTGCAGGGCATCCTGGATGCAAAATTTATGGAACACTAGAATATGTGACCGTCGAGTGCAGTCTACTAGCTGAAATAAACCCAGACCAGGCCAACTATGCCCTAGGAAACCCCTATTCAAACActtataaccctggatggaggaatcacccaaacttATCTTACAAGAACAATAACCCTACCTTTTCCCAAACTCTGCTCCTCAAAGACCAGCAG AATAAAGAATTCATGAACCAGAACATCCATATTAACGAACTGATTTCACAATTAAGAAACAATGTTGATTCTGTGGTGACccacaacaagatgcttgaaacccaaaTCTATCAAGTAGCACAACAACAAGCTGCTCAGGCTACACCAGAAGGATtgttccctggacaacctcaacctAACTCTAAAGGCTATGCTAACGTTATTTCGCTGCAAAGTGGAACTCAATATGATGGGGCTAAAATTTCAGAACCACCAAAAGAAAATTTTGTGACTACTCCAAAGAAACAAAAAGAGGAACCTGCAGAACCTGAAAAACAAAGAGAGAAGGATATTAATGATAAGGAGGCAATGAATGATAACCAAGAAAATTGA